GGTGCGCGACGCCCTCGGTCAGGCACTGATCGTGCTGCTGGCGGGGATCGGGATCGGGTTGGGCGTCGTGGTCATACTCGGCACGCTCGCCGGCACCGCGCTGCCTTTCCTCCTCAGTCCGATCACGACCGTGCTCCCCGGTGCGATCATGATCATCCTCGGCCTTGCCGGAGCCGCATTCGCGCTCCGTTCCGTCACCTCCGCTGACCCCCTCACCGCCCTCGGGAGCAACCGATGATCCGCCTGAACGACATCACCCTCACATTCCCCGACGGCGACAGCCGCGTCACCGCGGTCGACGGTGTCTCGCTCACCGCTCACCCGGGAACCGTCACGGGCATCACGGGGCCCAGCGGGTCGGGCAAGTCGAGCCTCCTCGCCGTGGCGGCCACACTGATCCGTCCCGATAGCGGCCAGGTCTTCATCGACGACATCGATGCCACGGAGCTGAGCGCTCGCGACGCGACGGAACTGCGCCGCGAGAGCATCGGGATCGTGTTCCAGCAGTCGAACCTGATCCCCGCGCTCACGGCCCGTGAGCAGCTCACGGTCATGAACGAGCTCGGCGCCGCCGGCAGTCGTCGCCGACGTGGTGAGACCGTGACCCGTGCGGATGCGCTGCTGGATGCGGTCGGACTCGCCGACCACGGTGACAAGCGACCGCACCAACTGTCCGGTGGGCAGCGTCAGCGGGTGAACATCGCCCGAGCGCTGATGAACGACCCGAGTGTGCTGCTGGTCGACGAGCCGACGAGCGCCCTCGACCAGGAACGGGGAGCGCGCATCATCGACCTCATCCTGCGCCTCACCGACGAGCGGAACACCTCGACGCTGCTCGTGACCCACGACCTGGTGCACCTGCCGCGCATGCACGGGGTCGTCCATCTCGTCGACGGCCGGTTCGTGGAGGCTCCGGTCGCGGCGTGACCCGGCGCTCGGCATCCGCATGGTGCAGGGAGAACTTCGTGATGCAGGGGGTTCTCGGCGGATGCTCCCTGCATCCGGTACTTCTCCCTGCATGATGCCCGGCGAGGACGCCCGTGACCTGAACCTCAGCGCCGGACGGGGTCCGCGTCGCCGGCGAGGAAGCGCTCGAGGTCGCGGCGCGTGGGCGCGGCCTCCCAGTCGCCGGGGGTGAGGCAGGCCATGGCCCCGGTCGCATTGGCGCGGCGCAGGGTCGACGCGACATCGAAGCCCTCGAGCAGCGCACTCAGGTACCCGGCGACGAAGGCATCGCCCGCCCCGACCGTGTCGATCGGGTCGATGACGAAGCCGGGGGATGCCGTCACGACGCCGGATGCGTACACGGTCGCGCCGTCCGGCCCCTGCTTCACGACGGTCGTCGCACACCCGGCATCCCGCAGCAGGGCGGCGGCGTCGGCCGGCGACGTCTCGGGGTACAGGATCGCGAACTCGTCATCGCCGCCGAACACGATGTCGGCGCGCTCGGCGATCTCCCGCAGCACGGGACCGGCGGCGGCCGGAGTGGCCAACGCCGACCGGTAGTTGATGTCGAAGCTCACCGTGACCCCGGCGGCCCGTGCGCGGTCGACTGCCGAGAGCACCGCCGCGCGAGCCGTCGCCGACAGCAGCGGCGTGATGCCGGTGACGTGCAGCAGCGATGCGCGCTCCACCCACCCCTCGGGCAGGTCATGGGCCGCGACGCGGGATCCCGCCGAGCCCGCGCGGTAGTACATCACCGCAGTGGATGCCGCAGACGGCCGCTCCTTGACCATGAGCCCGGTCGGAGCGCCGTCATCGACGATGGCGTGCACGACCACACCCTCGCCGCGGATCTCCCGCCGCACGCGTTCGCCCAGCGAGTCGTCGCCGACGCGGCCCAGCCATGACACGGCCGCACCGAGTCTGGCCAGGCCGATCGCGACGTTGCTCTCGGCACCGCCGACGCCCAGCGCGAGTCCGTGGGCGTGCTGCAGCGAGCCGATCTCGGTCGTGCGCACGAGCGCCATGGTCTCGCCGAGCGTGACGACCGACGCCGCGCTCACCGGGCGCAGACCTCGACGAACGCCTGCGCGCGATCGCGCAGCGCCACCAGGTCGCCGCCCGCGAACGCATCGCCCAGCAGCGGCCCACCCACGCTCACGGCGACCGCGCCGGCATCCAGCCAGGCGGCGGCACCCGCGAGGTCGATGCCACCCGAGGGCACGGCGACGAGATCGGGGAACGGTCCGCGCAGGTCCTTCAGGTACCCCGGGCCGACCTGACCTGCGGGGAACACCTTCACGGCGGATGCGCCGGCCGACCAGGATGCGAACAGCTCGGTCGGGGTGAGTCCACCGGGAACGATCGGCACACCGGCATCCGTCGCCTGCTGCACGAACGCGGTCGAGGTGATCGGGGTGACGAGGTAGCGGGCTCCGGCGTCGACCGCGCGGCCGATGTCCGTACTGTTCGTGACGGTGCCGACACCCAGGTCGGCCACCGTGTCATACCGGTCGCGCAGCGCGGTGAACCGGTCGAAGGTGCCGGGCGTCGTGAGCGTCAGCTCGATGCTGCGGATGCCGGCATCCACCAGCACGTCGAGCACGGCGTCGTAGTCCTCGGCGTGCTGCGCCCGTGCCACGACGATCAGTCGCGACCCGACCGTGCGTGCCGGCAGGGCGACGCGGGCGTTCTCACCAGTCATGGACGGTCCCGTCGAGCAGGCGGTTCACGGGCAGGTACGCCTTCGTGTAGTCGTATCCGGCCGCGGCGGTCTCGTCGAGTTCGACACCCAGTCCCGGCTTGTCGCCCGGGTGCAGGAAGCCCTTGTCGAACGTGAACGAGGTCTGGAACACCTCGAGCGTCTGCTCGTTGTGGGGCATGTACTCCTGGATGCCGAAGTTGTGGATCGCGAGGTCGAGGTGCAGGGCCGCGGCCATGCCGACCGGCGAGATGTCGGTGGGGCCGTGGATACCCGACTTGATGCCGTAGATCGCCGCGAAGTCGAGCAGCTTCTTCATCGCCGTGATGCCACCGGTGTGGGTGACGGCCGAGCGCACGTAGTCGATCAGGCGCTCGGTGATGAGGGTCTGGTAGTCGTAGACCGAGTTGAACACCTCGCCGATCGCGAGCGGCGTGGTGGAGTGCTGACGCACGAGCCGCAGCGCGGACTGGTCCTCACCGGGCGTGCAGTCCTCGAGCCAGAACAGGTCGTAGGGCTCGATGTCCTTCGCGAAGCGGGCGGCCTCGATCGGCGACATGCGGTGGTGGCCGTCGTGCAGGATGCG
The sequence above is drawn from the Candidatus Microbacterium colombiense genome and encodes:
- a CDS encoding ABC transporter ATP-binding protein encodes the protein MIRLNDITLTFPDGDSRVTAVDGVSLTAHPGTVTGITGPSGSGKSSLLAVAATLIRPDSGQVFIDDIDATELSARDATELRRESIGIVFQQSNLIPALTAREQLTVMNELGAAGSRRRRGETVTRADALLDAVGLADHGDKRPHQLSGGQRQRVNIARALMNDPSVLLVDEPTSALDQERGARIIDLILRLTDERNTSTLLVTHDLVHLPRMHGVVHLVDGRFVEAPVAA
- a CDS encoding sugar kinase, whose protein sequence is MSAASVVTLGETMALVRTTEIGSLQHAHGLALGVGGAESNVAIGLARLGAAVSWLGRVGDDSLGERVRREIRGEGVVVHAIVDDGAPTGLMVKERPSAASTAVMYYRAGSAGSRVAAHDLPEGWVERASLLHVTGITPLLSATARAAVLSAVDRARAAGVTVSFDINYRSALATPAAAGPVLREIAERADIVFGGDDEFAILYPETSPADAAALLRDAGCATTVVKQGPDGATVYASGVVTASPGFVIDPIDTVGAGDAFVAGYLSALLEGFDVASTLRRANATGAMACLTPGDWEAAPTRRDLERFLAGDADPVRR
- a CDS encoding bifunctional 4-hydroxy-2-oxoglutarate aldolase/2-dehydro-3-deoxy-phosphogluconate aldolase, coding for MTGENARVALPARTVGSRLIVVARAQHAEDYDAVLDVLVDAGIRSIELTLTTPGTFDRFTALRDRYDTVADLGVGTVTNSTDIGRAVDAGARYLVTPITSTAFVQQATDAGVPIVPGGLTPTELFASWSAGASAVKVFPAGQVGPGYLKDLRGPFPDLVAVPSGGIDLAGAAAWLDAGAVAVSVGGPLLGDAFAGGDLVALRDRAQAFVEVCAR